In one window of Orcinus orca chromosome 17, mOrcOrc1.1, whole genome shotgun sequence DNA:
- the ZNF250 gene encoding zinc finger protein 250 isoform X3 gives MEVLRRVPFRSDAKETAVLQEHDNFTYGHMTACVRQDSTSCPWGCENTERDQSRALSLRPLTSQEAPTALRKTPAEWSDQGSCEPEESFCLSPSHAGPPEGRALSQGMPVAQRPAVPGGERPYRCVECGKCFGRSSHLLQHQRTHTGERPYVCGVCGKAFSQSSVLSKHRRIHTGEKPYACHECGKAFRVSSDLAQHHKIHTGEKPHECLECRKAFTQLSHLLQHQRIHTGERPYVCGVCGKAFNHSTVLRSHRRVHTGEKPHACAECGRAFSVKRTLLQHQRVHTGEKPYACGECGRAFSDRSVLIQHHSVHTGEKPYECSECGKAFRHRSTLLNHERIHTEEKPYGCYACGKAFVQHSHLTQHQRVHTGEKPYVCSECGHAFSARRSLVQHQRVHTGERPFRCAQCDKAFSLKATLIVHLRTHTGERPYECSRCGKAFSQYSVLVQHQRIHTGERPYECGECGRAFNQHGHLIQHQKVHRKL, from the coding sequence gatgtgaaaacacggAGCGGGACCAGAGCAGAGCCTTGAGTCTGAGGCCGCTCACTTCACAGGAAGCACCAACGGCTCTGAGGAAAACGCCAGCCGAGTGGAGTGACCAGGGAAGCTGCGAGCCCGAGGAGAGCTTCTGTCTGAGTCCCAGCCACGCCGGCCCCCCTGAAGGCCGGGCCTTGAGTCAGGGCATGCCTGTCGCTCAGCGACCAGCCGTTCCTGGCGGGGAGAGACCCTACCGGTGCGTGGAGTGCGGGAAGTGCTTTGGGCGGAgctcccacctcctccagcaCCAGAGAACCCACACCGGGGAGAGGCCCTACGTGTGCGGCGTGTGCGGCAAGGCCTTCAGCCAGAGCTCGGTCCTCAGCAAGCACAGGAGGATCCACACGGGCGAGAAGCCCTACGCGTGTCACGAGTGTGGAAAGGCCTTTCGAGTGAGCTCAGATCTGGCTCAGCATCACAAGATCCACACGGGGGAGAAGCCACATGAGTGTCTCGAGTGTCGCAAGGCCTTCACACAGCTCTCCCACCTGCTCCAGCACCAGCGCATCCACACCGGGGAGAGGCCCTACGTGTGCGGCGTGTGCGGGAAGGCCTTCAACCACAGCACTGTGCTGCGCAGCCACCGGCGGGTGCACACCGGGGAGAAGCCGCACGCATGCGCGGAGTGTGGCCGCGCCTTCAGCGTGAAGAGGACGCTGCTCCAGCACCAGCGGGTCCACACCGGGGAGAAGCCCTACGCCTGCGGCGAGTGTGGCCGCGCCTTCAGCGACCGCTCCGTCCTCATCCAGCACCACAGCGTGCACACAGGCGAGAAGCCCTATGAGTGCAGCGAGTGCGGCAAGGCCTTCCGGCACCGCTCCACCCTCCTGAACCACGAACGTATCCACACCGAGGAGAAGCCCTATGGCTGCTACGCATGCGGCAAGGCCTTCGTGCAGCACTCCCACCTGACCCAGCACCAGCGGGTCCACACCGGCGAAAAGCCCTACGTGTGCAGCGAGTGTGGCCACGCCTTCAGTGCCCGCAGGTCCCTGGTCCAGCACCAGCGGGTCCACACGGGTGAGAGGCCATTCCGCTGTGCACAGTGCGACAAGGCCTTCAGCCTGAAGGCCACGCTGATCGTGCACCTGAGGACCCACACAGGCGAGAGGCCCTATGAGTGTAGCCGCTGCGGCAAGGCCTTCAGCCAGTACTCGGTGCTCGTGCAGCACCAACGCATCCACACAGGCGAGAGGCCCTATGAATGTGGGGAGTGCGGCCGCGCCTTTAACCAGCACGGCCACCTGATCCAGCACCAGAAGGTACACAGGAAGCTGTGA